The genomic DNA CCCCGGTTCGTCACAGGTTCTCCACAGATCGCACGGGCCGCCCAAGAGCGCGCCACGACAGGGGTTTTCGAGCCGTATCCACACGCGTCCACGGGGCTGGAAGAAAAGTCTCGCCCGCAGATTGTGCCCGGCCCGCCCGTATGATCTGTTCCGCTTTCGTTCTAGCATGGCGAGGCCGCGGGTGCACCTCTCCCGGATCGACGCGCGGCGAATCTCGAGCGCCGACGCCGTCAGCGCGCCGGCGCCGCACCGGCCTCCCCGCGCCTGTCCGACAGGCGTTGGGCAAGGCGGCCGGGTCATGCCACCGGGTCATACCAAGGTATGGCGCCGCCCCGCATCCGTATAAATGTAAGCCTCCGTCGCGATCGCTACACTTTCCGTCATTCAGCAGCACAGACGGAGATTTGTCATGACGGAACGTACCAAGGGAACTGCTCTGATCACCGGCGCTTCGGGCGGGATCGGCGCGATCTATGCCGAACAGCTCGCCGCGCGCGGCCACGATCTCATCCTGACCGCCCGGAACGCGGATCGCCTGGAGGCGGTCGCCGAGACGGTGCGCGGGGCCTCGGGCCGCACCGTCGAGGCGCTCGCGGCGGACGTCAACGACCGTGCCGGTCTCCGGCGCGTCGAGGACCGGCTGCGGAGCGACCCGGCGATCACCCTCCTGGTCAACAACGCCGGCTTCGGCTCCGCGGCCCCGCTGCTACAGGCGGATCCGGACGAGATGGAGCGCATGATCGGCGTGAACGTCACGGCCGTGACGCGCCTCGCCTACGCGGCGGCGCCGGCCTTCGTCGCGCGGGGGCACGGGGCGATCATCAACGTCGCCTCGACCGTCGCCCTCAATCCCGAACTGCTCAACGGCGTCT from Methylobacterium oryzae includes the following:
- a CDS encoding SDR family NAD(P)-dependent oxidoreductase, with amino-acid sequence MTERTKGTALITGASGGIGAIYAEQLAARGHDLILTARNADRLEAVAETVRGASGRTVEALAADVNDRAGLRRVEDRLRSDPAITLLVNNAGFGSAAPLLQADPDEMERMIGVNVTAVTRLAYAAAPAFVARGHGAIINVASTVALNPELLNGVYGASKAYVLAFTQALQHELAPRGVRIQAVLPGATATEFWTVAGVGGHRNLPASIVMTPSDLVAAALAGFDAGEVVTIPPLENGAAWSALDAARLELAAQLGAATPASRYRTARAVAA